TATCTTTTTAATAGATTTTTTATTAATTTTTTCTGTAATATTATTGTTTATTCTATTCCCAAAAAAACCATGAACAGAAGGATTATAATAAAAGATAAACTCTAAAAAAGCAATTTCATCTTTTGTGAAAGGTTCTATTTTTGGAGCTCTTTTTGCTATATATAACATTGTGTCAAAACTTATAACATTAAAATTACCATAACCTATATAATTCTGAACTAATTTTAATTTATTTCTAATTGAATGAAATACTTTATAATCCTTCTTAGCAATAAATAAATCATTTTTCTTAATTTTTCTAGTTGTAGCAAATAAATCCGTACTTGAAACAGATGTTAATATAACAAAGCTAGATTTCTTGATAAATTCTCTTCTAAGATTTTGCATTAATGATTAAAGTACCATTTTAATATCATCATGTTTACCAAGGATTTCATATAAAAGTTTTCTATCATCCTCATTGTGAACTAATAATTCTAAATTATAACTTTCAAACTTACCTTTACTGCTAGATTTAGATTTAATAATTGAATGCTCTCGTTTTTGAACTACTTCTTGAACAACACTTTTAATATTAATACTTTCTTTTACTACTAGTTTATAACTCCAATTACATGGATAATCTAACTCTAGTTTTTCTTTACTTAAATCAATCATTTTATTAACTCCTTATAAAATCACCACTTTTACCACCAGATTTTTTTTCAAGTTGTATATTTGAAATAATCATAGCTTTATCTATTGCTTTAACCATATCATAGATAGTTAATAAACCAATAGATACACCAGTTAAAGCTTCCATCTCCACACCAGTCTGACCATTTAGCTTTGCTCTTACCTTTAGTTTAAAACCTGGAAGATTTGGTAATTCTTCAACTTCACAATTAATTCCACTTAAAAGTAATGGATGACACATAGGTATTAATTCACTTGTTTTTTTAACCCCCATAATTGCAGCAATTACAGCTGTTTGAATCACAGGACCTTTTTTTGAAGTATTATCTATAATAGCCTTATATGCATCATTAGACATTGTTATTTGTCCACTTGCAACTGCAACTCTTTTAGTTTCATCTTTTTCTGAAACATCAACCATCTTTGGCCTATTATTATCATCTAAATGTGTTAATGTCATAATATTACCTTTATATTCTAGTATTTATTATATTCTAACTTTAATTAAATAAGAATTAAGTAAATTTTAAATATAATGCAACCCTAAAATTTAAAAAGAAAGTGGGTGATTTTAGTGCCAGGCATTAAAGTTAAAGATAGTGAATCATTTGACGAAGCATACAGACGGTTTAAGAAACAATGTGATAGAAATCTTATTGTAACTGAAACAAGAGCTAGAAGATTTTTTGAACCAATGACAGAAATCAGAAAAAAACAAAAAATAAACGCTAGAAAGAAAATGCTTAAAAGATTATACATGCTTAGACGATACGAGTCTAGACTGTAGATTTTACTTATCTTCCAAATTAAGCCCTAGTAATAGGGCTTTCTTATTTATTAAAGCTACCTACAAAATAATACTCCAATCTATTAAAATTTAATAAATCCTAATGAACTAATATAAACACATTATTAAAAAATTCAACAACTAAAATAAAGAGAATGTAAGA
The Poseidonibacter antarcticus DNA segment above includes these coding regions:
- a CDS encoding HP0495 family protein, producing the protein MIDLSKEKLELDYPCNWSYKLVVKESINIKSVVQEVVQKREHSIIKSKSSSKGKFESYNLELLVHNEDDRKLLYEILGKHDDIKMVL
- the moaC gene encoding cyclic pyranopterin monophosphate synthase MoaC — encoded protein: MTLTHLDDNNRPKMVDVSEKDETKRVAVASGQITMSNDAYKAIIDNTSKKGPVIQTAVIAAIMGVKKTSELIPMCHPLLLSGINCEVEELPNLPGFKLKVRAKLNGQTGVEMEALTGVSIGLLTIYDMVKAIDKAMIISNIQLEKKSGGKSGDFIRS
- the rpsU gene encoding 30S ribosomal protein S21, which codes for MPGIKVKDSESFDEAYRRFKKQCDRNLIVTETRARRFFEPMTEIRKKQKINARKKMLKRLYMLRRYESRL
- a CDS encoding D-alanyl-D-alanine carboxypeptidase family protein, producing the protein MQNLRREFIKKSSFVILTSVSSTDLFATTRKIKKNDLFIAKKDYKVFHSIRNKLKLVQNYIGYGNFNVISFDTMLYIAKRAPKIEPFTKDEIAFLEFIFYYNPSVHGFFGNRINNNITEKINKKSIKKIPYTGHYLFKGKSEKTYYEMKKDIGDSLTLTSGIRSIVKQTKLFLDKINRVNGNITIAAKSIAPPAYTYHSIGDFDVGKKGLGYANFTSKFARTQEFQQIIRLKYVDVRYTINNKDGVRYEPWHITTI